The Knoellia sp. S7-12 region GGCTCACCTCGACCTCGTCGTCTCGCTCGTTCAGGGGGAGGCGCCGCAGGGTGCAGACCGGGCTCTGGTCGACGACTTCGTCGTGCGCTTCCAGCAGACCTGCGGCCCGGTCATGGCCAAGGGCATCGAGGACACAGCGTTCTATCGCTGGTTGCGGATGACCGGCGCCAACGAGGTGGGCGGCCACCCGTCACACCTGTCGATCGGCGCAGACGAGTTCCACACCTTCGTGCAGCGGCAGCAGGCCACGTGGCCGACGACGATGACGACACTCACGACGCACGACACCAAGCGCTCCGAGGACGTCCGCGCCCGGCTGATGACCCTGGCCGAGAGCGCGTCCGACTGGGACGAGTGGGTCCGCACCGCGTCGGAACTCGCTGTGGCACAGCGTGACTCACGACTCGATGACGCGACGGAGTACTTCATCTGGCAGACGGTGCTCGGCGCCTGGCCGATCACCCCGGACCGCATCGAGGCCTATGTCCTCAAGGCCGTCCGTGAGGCCAAGGACCACACCGCCTGGGTCGATGGCGACGCCGACTACGAGAGCGCGGTCGTCGGCTTTGCTCGCGCAGTCGTCTCGGACCCCGCCATCATCGTCCATCTCGAGACCTGGCTGTCACTCCACGCCGCCTCGGTGCGCGCCAACATCCTCGGCCAGAAGCTCCTTCAGCTCGTCAGCGTCGGTGTGCCAGACGTCTATCAGGGAGCCGAGCTGCAGGCACTCACCCTCGTGGACCCGGACAACCGTGGGGTCGTGGACTACGGCGACCGAGTCACGAGGTTGTCCCGGCTCGATGCCGGAGAACGTCCGCGTGACCTTGACGACGAAAAGCTGCTCGTGACCTCGGCAGCGCTCCGGCTGAGGCGCGAGCGCGCTGACTCGTTCATCGGCGCGGGTGCGTCCTATGCGGGCCTTGCCACGACGACCGACCATGCCCTGGCCTTGGGCCGCGGCGACAGCACCGGCATCACTGCCGTTGCTGTCGTCACCCGGGAGGCCGACCGGCTGGCGGCGTCCGGTGGTTGGGGAGATGCCACGGTGAAGGTTCCCGAGGGAACGTGGCGAAACCTGCTGTCCGACAGTGGAACTGACACATTCTCTGGCGATGTGCGACTGGCCGACCTCCTCATTGACCTGCCTGTCGCCCTCATGGTGAGGCAGTCATGATCGAGGTCTGGGCGCCCGAGGCCACGCGCGTCGACCTCGACTTCGGTGCACCCGGTGACACGCCGGCGCGCGAGCCCATGGTGCGTGGCGACGGAGGCTGGTGGCGCTGGGAAGGCGACCACACGGCATACGCCGCTTTGACCAAAGGCGCCTTCGACTATGCCTTTGTGGTTGATGGCGAGGAGCCGGCGCTCCCGGACCCGCGCAGCTCCTGGCAGCCGCATGGTGTCGACGGACCGAGCCGTCTTTTCGACGTTGCCGCCCATGAATGGACCGACACGAACTGGCGCGGACCGCGGCAGGGTGCCGGCTCGCTCGGCGGAGTCATCTATGAGCTCCACATCGGCACGTTCACCGACGAGGGCACCTTCGAGGCCGCCATCGATCGACTCGATCACCTCGTCGACCTCGGTGTCGACGTCGTCGAGGTGCTGCCCGTCGCAGCGATCCCGGGGCGATGGGGCTGGGGCTACGACGGGGTTGACCTGTATGCCGTCCATGACGCTCTTGGTGGACCGGCCGCCTTCCAGCGGTTCGTGGACGCCTGCCACTCACGTGGTCTGGGGGTCTGCCTCGACGTTGTCTACAACCACCTCGGTCCGAGTGGGAACTACCTCGGCCGGTTCGGCCCCTACTTCACCCAGAACCACCTGACGCCGTGGGGTCCGGCGATCAATCTCGATGCGCCCGGGTCTGACGAAGTGCGCGCGTTCATCGTCAACAACGCCCTGCGCTGGCTGCGTGACTTCCACGTCGACGCGCTGCGACTCGACGCCGTCCACGCCCTCGTCGACGAGAGCGAGCGGCACCTGCTCACCGAGCTTTCTGATGCCGTCGCCGACCTCGCCCGCGACGTCGGACGACCGCTCGACCTCATCGCCGAGAGCGACCTCAACGACACGACGATGGTCACGCCCACCGTTGACGGTGGTTTGGGCATGACGGCGCAGTGGGCCGACGACGTCCACCACGGCCTGCACGTTGCGCTCACCGGCGAGACCCAGGGCTACTACGAGGACTTCGGCGGCGGCACACGCAGCCTGCCCGACGGCGGACCGCTCGATGTGCTGGCACACGTGCTCACCCGCGGCTTCCTCCACGACGGCCGCTGGTCCACCTTCCGCGACCGCGAGTGGGGCGAGCCGGTCGATGTCGACGAGCTCGACGGACGTCGGCTCGTCACCTACCTGCAGACCCACGACCAGGTCGGAAACCGAGCGACCGGCGATCGTATCGGTGCCAGCATCGCGCCCGGTCGCGCCGCCATCGGGGCCGCGCTCTATCTGCTCGGCCCGGGCACGCCGATGATCTTCATGGGTGAGGAGTTCGCTGCCTCATCGCCCTGGCAGTTCTTCACTGACTTCACCGACGAGTCGATGGCCGAAGCAGTGCGGGCCGGACGGCGGGCCGAGTTCGGTGGGCACGGTTGGGCTGCCGCGGACGTGCCCGACCCGCAGTCACGAGCGACCCGCGACGTGAGCGTGCTGCGGTGGGATGAGCTCGCCTCGGAACCTCACGCGTCCCTGCTCAACTGGTATCGACAGCTGATCGCATTGCGGCGCAGCGTGATTGGCACGTCCGAGACCCGATTTGCCGATGTGACCTGCACCGTCGCGGACCGCGGCGGTCTCTTCGTCATGACGCACCGTGGCGTCACGGTCTCGGCCGACCTCGAACGGGACACGGTCACGGTGTCGGCGGCCGGCATACCCGACCTCGTCTTCCCCTGACCAGACCCAGACCCAGAGCCTGGCCGGCAAAGTCAGCCGAGGTTGTCGCGG contains the following coding sequences:
- the treZ gene encoding malto-oligosyltrehalose trehalohydrolase, translating into MIEVWAPEATRVDLDFGAPGDTPAREPMVRGDGGWWRWEGDHTAYAALTKGAFDYAFVVDGEEPALPDPRSSWQPHGVDGPSRLFDVAAHEWTDTNWRGPRQGAGSLGGVIYELHIGTFTDEGTFEAAIDRLDHLVDLGVDVVEVLPVAAIPGRWGWGYDGVDLYAVHDALGGPAAFQRFVDACHSRGLGVCLDVVYNHLGPSGNYLGRFGPYFTQNHLTPWGPAINLDAPGSDEVRAFIVNNALRWLRDFHVDALRLDAVHALVDESERHLLTELSDAVADLARDVGRPLDLIAESDLNDTTMVTPTVDGGLGMTAQWADDVHHGLHVALTGETQGYYEDFGGGTRSLPDGGPLDVLAHVLTRGFLHDGRWSTFRDREWGEPVDVDELDGRRLVTYLQTHDQVGNRATGDRIGASIAPGRAAIGAALYLLGPGTPMIFMGEEFAASSPWQFFTDFTDESMAEAVRAGRRAEFGGHGWAAADVPDPQSRATRDVSVLRWDELASEPHASLLNWYRQLIALRRSVIGTSETRFADVTCTVADRGGLFVMTHRGVTVSADLERDTVTVSAAGIPDLVFP